TATAGTGGCAGGTGGCGAACACCAGGCTACTTGCTCGAACTGGAAACAATGGAAAACTTTTATCCCGTCATCCTGGCCGGAGGCCGTGGTACCCGCTTCTGGCCTTTGAGCCGCAAGCGCCGTGCCAAGCAGGTGCTTGCACTCGATGGCAAGCGCACCATGGTGCAGCATACGGTTTCACGCTTAAAGCTGCTGGCGGGAGAAAAATCTCTTTGGGTCATTACCAATGGCGATCTGCGCGAAGTGATTGCCGCTCAGCTGCCACGCGTCAGGCCGCAACAAATTATTGCCGAGCCCATCGGGCGCAACACTGCTCCCGCGATCGGGCTGGCAGCTTTCATCCTTGCGCGTCTCAACCCCGCGGCTGTCATCGGCATGTTTCCTTCCGACCATGTCATCGCCGATGAAAATAAGTTTGTAAAAATTATCAGCCAGGCAATCCAGGTCGCTGCGCAGGGCGAGAACATGGTGGTGCTCGGAATCCGTCCCACCCATGCCGAAACCGGTTACGGATACATCGAGGCCGGCGAAAAGGCGCCCAAAGGCTTGCTTCGCGTGAAGCGTTTTACGGAAAAGCCCAACGCTGAGCGCGCCCAGGAGTTCCTCGACGCGGGCAATTATTTCTGGAACAGCGGCATGTTCGTGTGGAGCGCCCAAACATTGACGCGGGCGTTGCGCGAGCACCTTTCTGAGACCACTCCTTATCTGGAGGAGATCGCCGCTGCCTTCGGCACTCCCGGCTTTGCCAGGACGTTTACCCGGCTGTATCCCAAGTGCGAGAACATCAGCGTGGATTACGCCCTGCTCGAACCCCGCTCGGCCAAGGGTGAGCACGCATCGAACTTATATTGCATTCCCTCTGCCTTTGGATGGAATGATCTGGGGTCATGGGCCGCCCTGTACGATTACCACGCTGCAAAAGATCATGCTGGCGGTAACGTCATCAACGGCGCCGCCAGCTTTGCCCTGGATGCGGAAGGCAACTTCGTTCACGCTCCCAAAAAATTTGTTGCGGTGGTTGGAGTAAGAAATCTGGTGGTGGTTGAAACCGATGACGCCCTGCTCATCACCACGCGCGAAAACTGCCAGGACGTGGGTAAGATTGTGAAGCACCTGGACGAAAAGAAGCTGGAGAAACTATTGTAGAGACGTGGCATGCTAGGTCTCGACGCGAGCGAGCTGCCGTTCTGCGAACAAATAACATGCCCCAAGAACAAATTAAATTCGGCACCGATGGCTGGCGCGCCGTCATTGCCGACGATTTTACCTTTGAAAATGTGCGCTTGGCCTCTGCCGCCATTGCCTCATACATCCTCAAGAACGAGGATCCGGCCAAGGGCCTCGTCGTCGCCTATGATACCCGCTTCCAGTCCGGACGTTTTGCCCAGCTCGTTGCCGAAACGGTCGCTGCGGCGGGAATTCCCGTGCGCCTGGCGCATGAGTCCACCCCCACGCCTGCACTCTCTTATGCTGTCAAAAACCTGGGCGCCGCAGGCGGAGTCGTGGTGACCTCGAGCCACAATCCCTGGAATTGGAACGGCATTAAATTCAAAGCCAAGTACGGAGGCTCCGCCACGCCCGCGATTATCGCCAAGATCGAAGGCGAATTTCGCGCCGGCGCTGCGCCCAAGGCTGCCAGCGCGGCCAAAATCACCGAGACCGATTTCAAGCAACCCTACATCGAGGCCATCACGAAATTTGCCGATCTCGACCTCATCGCCAAAGCCCGCTTCAAATTCGCTATTGACGCCATGTATGGCGCCGGGCGTGGCATGTTGGCTGGCATATTCCGCGAGCGCGGCATCGAATTTGTGGAAATTCGCGGCGAGATCAATCCCCTGTTTCCTGGAATCAATCCTGAGCCGATCGAGCCGCATGTGAAGATGTTGCAGGAGACCGTGGTCCGCGAAAAGTGTCACGCCGGTTTTGTTACCGATGGCGACGCCGACCGCATCGGCGCCGTCGCCGAAGATGGCAGCTTCGTGGATTCGCACAAGGTCTATTCCGTGCTGTTGCGTTGGTTGCTGGAGCGCAAGAAGTGGCCGGGAGAAGTCGTGCGCGCCTTTAACACCACGCGTATGCTCGACCGCATCGCCGCCCGTTACGGACGCAGGCTGCACGAGTGCGGCATCGGCTTCAAGTACATCTGCGATCTCATGCTGGAGCGCGAGATCCTCATCGGCGGAGAAGAATCCGGAGGCATCGGCATCCCCCGCCATCTTCCCGAGCGCGATGGTATCCTAAACTCGCTTTTGCTGGCGGCGGTGATGGCCGAGGAAAACAAAACTCTCGCGCAACTGGTGGCAGATTTGCAGCGCGAATACGGTCCTCACTATTACGGGCGTCTCGACCTGCACATCCCCGATGACATGAAGACCCGGGCGATCGGCCGTGCTTCGAACGGCCCGCAGCAGTTAGGCCACTTTAAGATTTTGCGCAAGGATACAATAGATGGTGTGAAGTTTTACCTTGACGCTCCCACCAACGGCAACGGCGCTGAGGCCTGGGTATTATTACGCGCCTCCGGTACCGAGCCTCTGCTGCGCATTTACTCCGAGGCGGCCGCGCCGGAGTTGGTAAAGCAGATTCTCCACGACGCAGAAAACTTTGTCCGCAATTAGAGTCGCATTAAAATCGGTTGAGCGCCAGCGAGGTTTCTAATGCCCGACGCTCTCCAATCCGGTATTCTTCCTCACGACTCGCCTGAAGCGAAGCGTTATAACCGCATCCGCCGCTGGCTGGGCATAGGTGACAGTGTCCTGGGCATTGCTCTCCTGGTAGTTTTGCTGGCTACAGGATGGACCGGCGAGCTGCGCGACATCGCATTAAAGGCTTCGTACCATAATAGTTATCCGCTCGCCGTATTCTTTTACGTCTTCGAGCTGGCCCTGTTGGCAAAATTGCTGAGCTTGCCGCTCGATTACTACGGCTTTCGCCTCGAGCACCGCTTTAATCTCTCCAATCAAAAGCTGCGTGGCTGGATCGCCGATGAAGTCAAAGCGTTTTTTGTGAGCCTGGTTCTATTTTCCATCTTGATTGAACTGCTTTATCTAACCATCCGCTTTGCGCCTGAGATTTGGTGGCTGGTGGCCTGGATTATCTTTATTGTGCTCTCCGTATTTTTTGCCCAGATTGCGCCCGTGGTCCTGTTTCCGCTTTTCTATAAATTTAATCCGCTGGAAAACGATGAGTTGCGCGACCGTCTGGTGCGCTTGAGTGAGCGCGCCGGCACGCGGGTGCGCGGGGTTTACGAATGGAAGCTTTCCGAAAAAAGCAAAAAGGCCAACGCCGCGCTCACCGGCCTGGGTGCAACCCGGCGCATCATCCTGGCCGATACGCTGCTGGAAAATTACACACCTGATGAAATTGAAGCCGTGCTGGCCCACGAATTAGGGCATCACGTGCACAAGCATATTTTCAAATCGATCATTGTGCAGGTGGCCGTGACCTTCCTTGGGTTTTATGCCGTGGATACCGTCATGCGCTACGCCATCGAGCGGAGGCACATGTTCGAGCAGATGTCCGACTTCGCCAGCCTGCCGCTTCTCGCCCTGGTCTTCGCGCTGCTTTCTCTGCTGCTCATGCCGCTGTTGAATGCCTACTCCCGCCACAACGAGCGCGAAGCCGACCTGTACTGCTGGAAATCAATTCCTTCCATCGCGCCCTTTGTTTCCTCGATGAACAAGCTTTGCGAGCAAAACCTCGGCGAGCGCCAGCCCTCGCGCTTTGTGGAGTGGCTGTTTCACTCGCATCCGGCAGTCGCGAGAAGAATCGCTGCGGCCGAACAGTTCGCGCAGAAATCCGGTGTCAAGTAGCGGTGAGAGGGGTACTTGCTAGGTAGTCTATGTCAGCGTTAAGTTACTGAAAATAAAAGACAAATAAGAGATATTTCCACCACTAGCTGAGCAAGTGTAGTGCTCAATAGACGATTTTGCCAGAAGAGGCAATGCGCAGCGCACCCGTCATGGTTGTGTAATCCCGCCAGACAAATGAATTTTCAAAGACCTAAAAAGGCGCCAGCCCGGCGTGCTCTGGGCACACCTCAAGGACAATGATGAAAGATATTTCCTAAGAGATCAAGGATTTGATATCAGGATGATACCGTTTTCAGGAACCTCTCGGCGCGGTGCAGGTCCTCTTCCGTATCTACCCCAATCGTGTCATACGGCGTTTCGGCGACGTGGATCTCGATGCCGTTATCCAGAAAGCGCAACTGCTCCAGGCGTTCGTTGCGTTCCAGCTCGGATTCCGGCAATTTGCAGAAGCGGTCGAGCGCCGCTTTGCGATAGGCGTAGAAGCCAAGATGTTTGAAGTATCGGACTTGGCCGGCCTGGTCACGGTCGCAGGGAATGGTGGCGCGGGAAAAATACAGGGCGCGGCCCTTGAGATCGGTAACCACCTTCACCGCGCTGGGATTGTTGATGTCTTCGGGTGAGCAGGGCGTCTTGATAGTCCCGACTTCAACCGCGGGGTCGTGCATCAGTTCGATGAGGGCAAAAATGTGCTCAATCCGTGCGAGGGGTTCATCGCCTTGTACATTAATGTAGACGTCGGCGTCAACGCTCTGCGCGACTTCATGCACGCGGTCGGTGCCGCTGCGGTGCTCGGCTGAGGTCAGGCGCACACTCCAGCTATTTTTTTTGCATAACTCTACGATCTCATTGGAATCGGTGGCGACGATCACATCCGCCAGTTGCGGAGACCTGCGCGCGGCTTCATAAACGTGGGCCAGCATGGGGCGTCCGGCAATTTCGCGCAGGACTTTTCTTGGCAAACGTGTGGAGGCAAGGCGCGCGGGAATGATGGCAATGGTTTTCAATTTAGAAGTTAGAAGTATAAAGGATTTTGGGAGCAGTCCTCAGTCGGCAGTCCGCTTTTATCTAAGGGTTCCGCAGCCAAACCCGGGCTGCTACACCCTCGCGCTACGCTCGCGCAATGCGGCGCTCGCTTCGCGCTCACCCCGATGCGCGCCGAGAGGGTTTTTCCGCAGCCTGTTAGAGCGGCTTTTAGGGAGTTGAAGAGTTACCTGTTGCTGCTGCGGCGACCGGTTGTGCCGCTGCCGGTTGTGCCGGCACCGGCTGCTGATGGCTGCGCAGAATGCCTTCGATCGTGTTGGCATAGCCTGCGATCAGTGGGGCCTGGTCAAGACCATTGATGATGCGGCGCGCATTCAGGTAATCGCAGTTACTGTCGTGGATATAGGTGTGCAGGCTCTTGCCGGTGAAGCTTCCGTTGCGCATGCCAAAGGACATGATCTTGTACGAGGTCTGCGGTTCCAGCGCGTGTTCCGGGTGAAACAGCAAGTCATTGTTCATGCCCAAGGCATTGCTCATCTTGGTATAGTTCAGCTTCCAGGTTAACTGCACGTAGCCTCTGCCATAGTGGGTATTGGTAAAGGTAGTGCCGTCAGGAGCGGTGACGGTGACGGGTACGCCGTAGGCATGCCCTTTTCCTTTCCCAAACTCCTCCAGAGGGACCCACTTATTCGCGCATTCGCGTCGGACCGTGGCCAACATATAAGCCGCCCAGCGGACGTCGGCAACGTCAGGATCTTCTGCTAGAAATCCGAGAAGGGCATTGAGTCCGGCTGCGGCCGGCGCAGCCAGGCTGAACTGAGGGGTGCAATCCTGGACGATACCGTCAATATCGAAGTTAAACATGGTGGGTGGGCTCGCAATCTGTTGCTTTGGGAAGCAAACTTAACACATTGTGAATCTATTGCGCCAATCGTTGCAGGTATTTATTAACGGTTGTGATTGGCGCCAGCATGCAGAGTCGGGTACGTGAGAAAAATGAAACCGCAGAGGACGCGGAGGAACGCAGAGGCTGGGTAGCACTTGAGCTTTGACGAACTGGGACGATACTGGGAGACATTAATAAAAATGTCGTCTTGACAATAGTTGTTATAACGACTAATATTTGATTGTATGAAGGGAGCAGCCCAGACCGAGAGCAAACGGCGGCGCACCGGTTCGGTTGAGGAGGCGGTATTTCTCGAGCTGTTCCGCACCACAGACATGTTGTCACGCGGCGTGATCCATGTGCTCAAGGCGGAAGATCTTTCTGCGACGCAGTATAACGTGCTGCGAATCCTGCGCGGTGCACCAGAAGGACTGACCTGCGGCGAAATCGGCAGCCGCATGATTACGCGGGACCCGGACATCACCCGCCTGCTCGACCGCCTGGAGAAGCGCGGCCTGGTTGCACGCTGCCGGGAAACAAAGGACCGGCGCATGGTGCTGACCCGGATCTCGCCCGACGGACTCAAGCTCCTGGCCCGGCTCGATGAACCGGTGCAGGAAGCGCACCGCAAGCAATTAGGGCACCTGGGCCGGCAGCGCCTGCGGCAGCTCATGGAGCTGCTGCAGGAGGCGCGCCGCCAGCTCGAGGCAGCCTGATTTTTTTGGGCAAATTATTTGTTGCAACGAATATCGTGTTAACGAATCAAATAGGAGAAGAAAGGAAAGGACAAACACTATGAGCACACTGGCTACACCACAAATCGCTACCACAACCACAACCTGGAACATTGACCCCGTGCACTCGACTGCTGAGTTCAAGGTCAAGCACATGATGATCTCGAACGTGAAGGGGCAGTTCACCGGCGTCAAGGGCACACTCACCCTGGACGAAAGCAAGGTCATCAACTCGCGTGTCGAGGCCTCGATCGACGCTGCCTCCATCAACACGCATGAAGCCCAGCGCGATGCGCATCTTAAGAGCGCCGACTTTTTCGACGTGGAGAAGTTCCCCACGCTTTCTTTCAAGTCCACCCGCATCACCCGCGCCAGCGATGGCGACCTGGCAGTGGCGGGAGATCTGACGATCCACGGCGTCACACGCAGTGTGGTGTTCACCGTGGAAGGACCGACGGCTCCGGGCAAAGATCCGTGGGGCAATACGCGTGTGGGGTTAACGGCGACCACGAAGATTAATCGCAAGGACTTCGGCCTGACCTGGAACGCCGCGCTTGAGACCGGTGGGATTCTCGTCGGCGACGACGTGACCATCACGCTGGAGGTCCAGTTCGTGAAGGCGTGAATCATCCGCCGCTGATACGCATCAAAACAACGCGGCCCGGCGGCGCAGAAAGGGGAAAAATTATGTCGCTCCGTCCAGTTAAAGAAATTATTCAAACCAAGCAGACCATCGAGGGCGCGGGTGTGAAACTACAGCGCGCCTTCGGCTTCGGCAAAACCAAGGATTTCGATCCCTTCCTGCTGCTCGACGATTTCCGCAACGACAAGCCGGAAGATTACCAGGCGGGATTTCCCTGGCATCCGCACCGGGGGATCGAGACCATCACCTACGTCCTGGCAGGCTCGGTGGAGCACGGCGACAGCCTGGGCAACAGAGGCAAAATGACTGCCGGCGACGTGCAGTGGATGACCGCAGGCAGCGGTATTCTGCACCAGGAGATGCCAAGGGGTGACACGCAGGGCCGTATGCACGGCTTCCAACTGTGGGCCAACCTGCCAGCATCGCTGAAGATGACCGATCCGCGGTATCAGGACATCCCGTCGAGTGCGATTCCCGAGATCACTGACGATGATGGCACCAGCGTGCGCGTCATCTGCGGCGAGTTCTGGGGCAAGAAGGGACCGGTCGAGGGCGTGGCCGCCGATCCGAACTACCTGGATGTGTCGGTCCCGCCCGGCCAGAGGAAGCGGCTCAAGGTGGAAACCACGCGGAATGCTTTCGCGTATGTTTTCGCCGGATCGGGCACGTTCCGCGAGGCCTCAGCTCCGCGTGCGGTTTTAACGGAGCCGGCCACCGACCCCAACGCCCCGGCCAAGTACGACGTCAGCAATCACTCGCTGGTGCTGTTTGGCCGCGGCGACGAGATCACGGTTCAGGCCGGCGACGAGGGTATCCGCTTCCTGCTGGTGTCAGGCAAGCCGATCGAGGAGCCGGTTGCCTGGTACGGCCCGATTGTGATGAACACGCAGGAAGAATTGCGTCAGGCAATCGGTGAATTGCACACCGGCGGCTTCATCAAACATCGCTGAACCGCGCCAAAACAAAGAGCCCTGCGCTACCATCGGAGCGCAGGGCTTTGTTTTTTATCCTCAGAGAGTCTGCAAAAACAGAGTTGGAGTTTCTTCCAAAAGCTGGCTATTCTTATCCTCGCGCTGGTGGTGTAATGCGAGGGGAGTGATGTGAAGAAACTTAAGTTCCTGGTTTCGTTGCGAAAGCGAGAAAGCAGCTATCAGAGGCAGAATGCTGCCGCCGTACAGGAGGCAGCCAATCGCCTTGGGGTGGAAGTCGAAGTCGTTTTTGCCGTAAACGACGCAATCGACCAGGGCGACAAGTTGCTGAAAGTCATCCATTCTTCGCACGATTTAAGGCCTGACGGAATACTGTGCGCTCCCGTCGGGACCACCATGCTGCAAGTGGCACGCTCTGCCGCGGCAGCCGGTATGGGTTGGGCGATCCTGAGCCGTGAAGCCGCCTATATTGAAGACTTTCGTCGCAGCTATAAGACCCCGATGTTTTCCGTTCGCATTGACCACAAGGAGGTTGGGCGAATCCAAGCAAGGCAAATGGGAGCTTTCCTTCCACAGGGTGGCTTGGCTCTGTGTCTGCTTGGTCCTAGCGGTCATCCCAATACGGAAGAGCGCTTGAGTTCCATGCTGAGCGTTAAACCCGCCAATATTCAGGTGAAAACCTTGACGACGGATTGGACCCAGGAGGGCGCATCCAAGGCCGTGACACGCTGGTTGCGGCTGGGGACCCGGCACGACGCACCGGTAAATCTGGTGGCTGCACAAAATGACGAAATGGCAATCGGTGCGCGGCAGGCCCTTCGACAGGACGTGCCTAAGCGTGAACTGGAGTCGTGGATGAATCTGCCTTATCTCGGCTCCCTGTGTTGTCCTGATACTGGCCCGGAGTGGATTCGCCAAGGTTTGCTGACTGCTTCCATTATTAATCCATCAACCGCCGATGTTGCCCTTGAGATGATGGTGCGGGCAATTCAAACCCATACCCAGCCGCCGGAGCGTACGGTGCTTTCTCCAGCGTCTTACCCGGAAATAGAAAAGCTGGCCGCAAGACCTGCGCCACGCTCCAGTTAAGTTCGCAGTTTCAGGCAGACTAGAGGCTTGAAAGTTATTGGAGAAATTCTGGTGGCGGCGGTAGGACTCGAACCTACGACCTACGGATTATGAGACCGTCGCTCTAACCACCTGAGCTACACCGCCACGGCAAACTGCTTAAGAAGGGTTACGGGCTTCGCCCGCTTAGTGCGGGAATTTATTTATTTTACCATTCGGCTTCCTGCGCTCCCACTTTCTAAAATTAAACCGCAGAGGGCGCGGAGGAACGCAGAGGCTTTTTGCAGAGCCTAGCGTGGTCTGGGGGTGTGATTCATCACGCTGGGCGCGGATGAGCTTTGTTGGAACGTGGCATCGCCAAAGTAAGTCGCAACAATATTGTGCTTACCGAGGCCAACCTGTAAGGGTTCAAACATGACGACCTGTGTACTGCCGGTTTGGGGAAGGCTGACGTTAGGACCAAGCGGCACGCCATTATCTACGAGCGCCACGTTTCCGCTCGGTATTCCGGAGGCGGTTGAAACCGTTACGGTCATGGTGATGGTCTGTTTCAGGTGCACTTTGCCGAGCTCCTGCCCCGGAGTCCGGTTGGCTACGGCAACGTTCGAGATGGTCGTCGTGGTAGCCGTTGAGCCGCTGCCGTATATGAATTGATTCAATACGGGCGAAGTGCTCGGGCTGAAGTTTGTATCCCCACTATAGACGGCTGTGATGCTGTGTGTCCCCGGCGATAACGATGTAATCGGGGGTGACGCCGCTGTGCCACTGCTCAACGTTACTGGAGAACCCAGGTTGGCCACCCCATCCTTGAACTGCACTGTGCCGGTTGGCGTGCCTA
Above is a window of Terriglobales bacterium DNA encoding:
- a CDS encoding phosphoglucomutase/phosphomannomutase family protein, which encodes MPQEQIKFGTDGWRAVIADDFTFENVRLASAAIASYILKNEDPAKGLVVAYDTRFQSGRFAQLVAETVAAAGIPVRLAHESTPTPALSYAVKNLGAAGGVVVTSSHNPWNWNGIKFKAKYGGSATPAIIAKIEGEFRAGAAPKAASAAKITETDFKQPYIEAITKFADLDLIAKARFKFAIDAMYGAGRGMLAGIFRERGIEFVEIRGEINPLFPGINPEPIEPHVKMLQETVVREKCHAGFVTDGDADRIGAVAEDGSFVDSHKVYSVLLRWLLERKKWPGEVVRAFNTTRMLDRIAARYGRRLHECGIGFKYICDLMLEREILIGGEESGGIGIPRHLPERDGILNSLLLAAVMAEENKTLAQLVADLQREYGPHYYGRLDLHIPDDMKTRAIGRASNGPQQLGHFKILRKDTIDGVKFYLDAPTNGNGAEAWVLLRASGTEPLLRIYSEAAAPELVKQILHDAENFVRN
- the kdsB gene encoding 3-deoxy-manno-octulosonate cytidylyltransferase, which translates into the protein MKTIAIIPARLASTRLPRKVLREIAGRPMLAHVYEAARRSPQLADVIVATDSNEIVELCKKNSWSVRLTSAEHRSGTDRVHEVAQSVDADVYINVQGDEPLARIEHIFALIELMHDPAVEVGTIKTPCSPEDINNPSAVKVVTDLKGRALYFSRATIPCDRDQAGQVRYFKHLGFYAYRKAALDRFCKLPESELERNERLEQLRFLDNGIEIHVAETPYDTIGVDTEEDLHRAERFLKTVSS
- a CDS encoding mannose-1-phosphate guanylyltransferase codes for the protein MENFYPVILAGGRGTRFWPLSRKRRAKQVLALDGKRTMVQHTVSRLKLLAGEKSLWVITNGDLREVIAAQLPRVRPQQIIAEPIGRNTAPAIGLAAFILARLNPAAVIGMFPSDHVIADENKFVKIISQAIQVAAQGENMVVLGIRPTHAETGYGYIEAGEKAPKGLLRVKRFTEKPNAERAQEFLDAGNYFWNSGMFVWSAQTLTRALREHLSETTPYLEEIAAAFGTPGFARTFTRLYPKCENISVDYALLEPRSAKGEHASNLYCIPSAFGWNDLGSWAALYDYHAAKDHAGGNVINGAASFALDAEGNFVHAPKKFVAVVGVRNLVVVETDDALLITTRENCQDVGKIVKHLDEKKLEKLL
- a CDS encoding YceI family protein; amino-acid sequence: MSTLATPQIATTTTTWNIDPVHSTAEFKVKHMMISNVKGQFTGVKGTLTLDESKVINSRVEASIDAASINTHEAQRDAHLKSADFFDVEKFPTLSFKSTRITRASDGDLAVAGDLTIHGVTRSVVFTVEGPTAPGKDPWGNTRVGLTATTKINRKDFGLTWNAALETGGILVGDDVTITLEVQFVKA
- a CDS encoding M48 family metallopeptidase gives rise to the protein MPDALQSGILPHDSPEAKRYNRIRRWLGIGDSVLGIALLVVLLATGWTGELRDIALKASYHNSYPLAVFFYVFELALLAKLLSLPLDYYGFRLEHRFNLSNQKLRGWIADEVKAFFVSLVLFSILIELLYLTIRFAPEIWWLVAWIIFIVLSVFFAQIAPVVLFPLFYKFNPLENDELRDRLVRLSERAGTRVRGVYEWKLSEKSKKANAALTGLGATRRIILADTLLENYTPDEIEAVLAHELGHHVHKHIFKSIIVQVAVTFLGFYAVDTVMRYAIERRHMFEQMSDFASLPLLALVFALLSLLLMPLLNAYSRHNEREADLYCWKSIPSIAPFVSSMNKLCEQNLGERQPSRFVEWLFHSHPAVARRIAAAEQFAQKSGVK
- a CDS encoding pirin family protein: MSLRPVKEIIQTKQTIEGAGVKLQRAFGFGKTKDFDPFLLLDDFRNDKPEDYQAGFPWHPHRGIETITYVLAGSVEHGDSLGNRGKMTAGDVQWMTAGSGILHQEMPRGDTQGRMHGFQLWANLPASLKMTDPRYQDIPSSAIPEITDDDGTSVRVICGEFWGKKGPVEGVAADPNYLDVSVPPGQRKRLKVETTRNAFAYVFAGSGTFREASAPRAVLTEPATDPNAPAKYDVSNHSLVLFGRGDEITVQAGDEGIRFLLVSGKPIEEPVAWYGPIVMNTQEELRQAIGELHTGGFIKHR
- a CDS encoding MarR family transcriptional regulator, translated to MKGAAQTESKRRRTGSVEEAVFLELFRTTDMLSRGVIHVLKAEDLSATQYNVLRILRGAPEGLTCGEIGSRMITRDPDITRLLDRLEKRGLVARCRETKDRRMVLTRISPDGLKLLARLDEPVQEAHRKQLGHLGRQRLRQLMELLQEARRQLEAA
- a CDS encoding substrate-binding domain-containing protein; the encoded protein is MKKLKFLVSLRKRESSYQRQNAAAVQEAANRLGVEVEVVFAVNDAIDQGDKLLKVIHSSHDLRPDGILCAPVGTTMLQVARSAAAAGMGWAILSREAAYIEDFRRSYKTPMFSVRIDHKEVGRIQARQMGAFLPQGGLALCLLGPSGHPNTEERLSSMLSVKPANIQVKTLTTDWTQEGASKAVTRWLRLGTRHDAPVNLVAAQNDEMAIGARQALRQDVPKRELESWMNLPYLGSLCCPDTGPEWIRQGLLTASIINPSTADVALEMMVRAIQTHTQPPERTVLSPASYPEIEKLAARPAPRSS